From a region of the Helianthus annuus cultivar XRQ/B chromosome 5, HanXRQr2.0-SUNRISE, whole genome shotgun sequence genome:
- the LOC110869689 gene encoding uncharacterized protein LOC110869689 — protein sequence MEPVLNSLDAKKQACDIEKSKDDGDNSVEIISYGAMFSPYKSKLQRQFSEEDRKYENQKKRSKRLSEWKWVEVINLDDSEDDEKEDELDDTTDSSTNKKNG from the exons ATGGAGCCAGTTCTGAATTCACTTGATGCGAAAAAACAAGCATGCGATATTGAAAAATCTAAG gatgatggtgataatagtgttgaaattatttcttatggtgcaatgttcAGTCCATACAAGTCTAAGCTTCAACGTCAATTTAGTGAAGAg gatcggaagtatgagaatcaaaagaaaagatctaagagactctctgaatggaaatgggtCGAGGTTATAAATTTAGATGATTCTGAGGACGATGAGAAAGAAGATGAATTAGATGATACTACTGATTCGAGCACAAACAAGAAAAACGGATAA